In the Helianthus annuus cultivar XRQ/B chromosome 11, HanXRQr2.0-SUNRISE, whole genome shotgun sequence genome, one interval contains:
- the LOC110900356 gene encoding casparian strip membrane protein 1-like codes for MDLSRSGKESGDIAIPVREVKSSRSGKESGDIAIPVREVKSSKSGKGAPTVVVAAPTRLGQALPAGWKRGVAIIDLILRICAIAATLGAAAVMGTTSQDLPFFTRFFQFQASYDDFPTFTFFLAGNAITCTYLVLSLPFSIVCIVRPHIIGARMLLLIFDTLALALTMSAASAAAAIVYLAHNGNPNTNWPALCQQFDEFCPRVSGAVVGSFLGVLILAVLVILSAAALRRN; via the exons ATGGATTTAAGTCGTTCCGGAAAAGAAAGCGGTGACATAGCGATCCCCGTAAGGGAGGTGAAGTCGAGTCGTTCAGGAAAAGAAAGCGGTGACATCGCGATCCCCGTAAGGGAGGTGAAGTCCTCTAAGTCAGGAAAGGGTGCCCCAACGGTTGTGGTGGCGGCCCCCACGAGACTTGGCCAAGCGTTGCCAGCGGGGTGGAAAAGAGGTGTTGCCATTATTGATCTAATTCTAAGGATATGCGCGATTGCTGCTACTCTTGGTGCGGCAGCAGTCATGGGTACCACTAGCCAAGATCTCCCCTTTTTTACTCGGTTTTTTCAGTTTCAAGCTAGCTATGATGATTTCCCTACATTCAC GTTTTTCTTAGCAGGAAACGCGATAACATGCACGTATCTTGTACTATCTTTGCCTTTCTCCATAGTTTGCATTGTTCGTCCACATATCATAGGTGCTAGGATGTTGCTCCTTATTTTCGACACG CTAGCGTTGGCTTTGACTATGTCAGCCGCCTCTGCGGCAGCCGCTATAGTCTACTTGGCACACAATGGAAACCCCAACACCAATTGGCCCGCGCTTTGCCAGCAGTTCGATGAATTTTGCCCACGTGTTAGCGGTGCGGTGGTGGGTTCCTTCCTTGGAGTGCTCATTTTGGCGGTTTTGGTGATTTTGTCGGCCGCGGCTCTCCGAAGGAACTAG
- the LOC110900355 gene encoding uncharacterized protein LOC110900355, whose translation MAAKMVITRLILCALALSMIEFSMCHLLKSSVTCLDCQTGSDLAGIKILVKCNQVKNLVMATTNEHGVYETQLPSSNCQAKILGGPKQLYISRNSMVTSIKKVQETDSYTTSQPLSFYTSCPLSQNHDGKCGAHNDATGRNIGSSKTVDLPLPKEWGFAPSSYYVPLFPIIGIP comes from the exons ATGGCTGCAAAGATGGTCATAACTCGACTGATCTTGTGCGCATTAGCTCTTTCGATGATCGAGTTCTCAATGTGCCATCTCTTGAAAAGCTCGGTTACATGTCTCGACTGTCAAACCGGTTCTGACCTTGCAG GCATAAAGATACTAGTCAAGTGCAACCAGGTGAAGAACTTAGTCATGGCTACAACCAATGAGCATGGTGTCTATGAAACACAACTACCATCAAGCAATTGTCAAGCCAAGATCTTGGGTGGACCCAAACAACTCTACATTTCAAGAAATAGTATGGTCACTAGCATCAAGAAGGTCCAAGAGACTGACTCCTACACCACATCTCAACCATTGAGTTTCTATACATCTTGCCCTTTGTCACAAAACCATGATGGGAAATGTGGGGCTCATAATGATGCGACCGGAAGGAACATCGGGTCTTCGAAGACCGTTGATCTACCACTACCAAAAGAATGGGGATTCGCACCGTCTAGCTATTATGTTCCCTTATTCCCTATCATCGGCATCCCGTGA